Proteins encoded in a region of the Cytobacillus pseudoceanisediminis genome:
- a CDS encoding glutathione ABC transporter substrate-binding protein — MRRVNVWKMLFVVFVSLVLMAGCSSKESGTDEKESSGSSSSSNEEELVIAVNENFISMDPHNTGDTNSNSVQTAMFEGLLGSDEEGQIIPQLAEEYSVSDNALEYSFKLRQGVTFHDGEPFNAEAVKTSFERIMKDESLRLNSRGFNLITSIDVIDDYQIKVTLKEPYAGMLTRFVSAKILSPKLINDSSGDIGKTPVGTGPFKFVEWVQGDHLTVERFDDYWDKADRVKKITYKPVPENGSRVAMLKTGEAHVIYPAPVQNLKELESNTDVEIHKIPSTIARYVSINTMKEPYDDVRIRQAINYAVNKEAFISVVNSGYGLPLDSIIPSKTQFYSKQETYDHNIEKAKELMKEAGFEDGFNAEIWGNTNSDTLKGMQFIQQQLKEIGITVEIKSMEEGTLSDEIYGAQTPEEAKVQMWYVSWSAYPSDTTNATKPLFSSSSFPPDGANTAYYKNDDVDKWITEVNQTADPDKQAEIYSNIQSAIYKDAPWIFLGVDEILAGSRSNVEGVFISPTGGINVTDANLK, encoded by the coding sequence TTGAGAAGGGTAAACGTGTGGAAAATGCTATTTGTTGTTTTTGTTTCTTTGGTACTAATGGCTGGCTGCTCCAGCAAAGAAAGCGGAACGGATGAGAAAGAAAGCTCTGGAAGCTCTTCAAGCTCGAATGAAGAAGAATTAGTGATTGCGGTAAATGAAAACTTTATATCCATGGACCCGCATAATACGGGCGATACGAATTCAAATTCTGTCCAGACGGCCATGTTTGAGGGATTGCTGGGGTCGGATGAAGAAGGGCAAATTATTCCGCAGCTGGCTGAGGAATACAGTGTCAGTGACAATGCACTGGAATATTCATTCAAACTCCGGCAGGGTGTTACCTTCCATGATGGAGAGCCGTTCAATGCAGAGGCGGTTAAAACCAGCTTTGAAAGGATTATGAAGGATGAGAGCCTCAGGTTAAATAGCCGCGGTTTCAATCTTATTACCAGCATCGATGTGATTGATGATTATCAAATTAAAGTCACATTAAAGGAACCATATGCAGGTATGCTGACAAGATTTGTTTCCGCTAAAATCTTAAGCCCGAAGCTGATCAATGATTCTTCCGGTGATATCGGCAAAACACCAGTTGGCACCGGTCCATTCAAGTTTGTGGAATGGGTTCAGGGGGATCATCTAACAGTTGAAAGATTCGATGATTATTGGGATAAGGCTGATCGTGTGAAAAAGATTACTTACAAACCTGTTCCGGAAAACGGCTCCCGTGTAGCTATGCTTAAAACAGGCGAAGCACATGTGATCTATCCGGCGCCAGTTCAAAACTTGAAGGAATTGGAGAGCAATACAGACGTTGAAATTCATAAGATTCCTTCCACGATTGCCCGATATGTATCCATCAATACGATGAAAGAGCCTTATGATGACGTCCGCATTCGCCAGGCCATTAACTATGCAGTGAATAAAGAGGCATTCATAAGTGTCGTAAATTCCGGCTACGGCTTGCCGCTGGACTCGATTATACCTAGCAAAACCCAGTTTTACTCCAAACAGGAAACCTATGATCACAACATTGAGAAAGCAAAAGAATTAATGAAAGAGGCTGGATTTGAAGATGGCTTCAATGCTGAAATTTGGGGTAACACCAATTCAGATACATTGAAGGGAATGCAGTTTATCCAGCAGCAGTTAAAAGAAATTGGCATTACGGTTGAAATTAAATCAATGGAAGAAGGCACGCTGTCAGATGAGATTTATGGAGCTCAGACACCGGAAGAGGCAAAGGTGCAAATGTGGTATGTCAGCTGGTCTGCGTATCCATCCGATACCACCAATGCAACGAAGCCATTGTTCAGCAGCAGCTCATTCCCGCCGGATGGAGCGAATACTGCATACTACAAAAATGATGATGTAGATAAGTGGATTACAGAGGTAAATCAAACAGCAGATCCTGACAAGCAGGCAGAAATCTACAGCAATATTCAATCAGCTATCTACAAAGATGCACCTTGGATCTTCCTTGGGGTAGATGAGATTCTGGCTGGTTCAAGGTCCAATGTCGAGGGCGTCTTCATTTCTCCAACAGGCGGAATTAATGTGACAGACGCGAATCTTAAGTAA
- a CDS encoding spore coat protein: MEQSYNRPPQHLAWHETLEIHELVAFQSIGLMKLKKAYREITDPDLKEIYRQSIHALSKNISELLQFYPMAPGSDRFDEERVDKLPFYSGDLLGLAKTSVRNYAIAITETATDSVRIVLTKHLMVAIDLHAKIYQYMYKRGFYPSYNLNKLLKNDVNLANKALSEPI, translated from the coding sequence ATGGAACAAAGCTATAACCGTCCCCCGCAGCATCTCGCATGGCACGAAACATTGGAAATCCATGAATTAGTCGCTTTTCAATCTATTGGACTTATGAAACTAAAAAAAGCATACCGGGAAATAACTGACCCGGATTTAAAGGAAATATACAGACAGTCCATTCATGCCCTAAGTAAAAATATCAGCGAGCTTCTTCAGTTTTATCCCATGGCTCCAGGATCGGATCGATTTGATGAGGAAAGAGTGGATAAACTGCCATTTTACTCTGGGGATTTATTAGGCCTGGCCAAAACTTCTGTCAGGAATTATGCAATTGCCATTACCGAAACAGCGACGGATTCAGTAAGAATTGTATTAACTAAACATCTTATGGTAGCAATTGATTTACACGCAAAAATTTACCAGTATATGTATAAAAGAGGCTTTTATCCTTCTTACAATTTAAACAAATTACTTAAAAACGATGTAAACCTTGCAAATAAAGCTCTTTCTGAGCCTATTTAA
- the gsiC gene encoding glutathione ABC transporter permease GsiC: MLQYILKRILEMIPILFIVSILIFFFTHLIPGDPARLVAGKDATLDEVNIIRAELGLDKPIWDQYITYMSNLFQGDLGTSLKTGLPVSEMFADRFMPSIYLTFMSMGWALVLGLLIGTLSAVFKNKWPDYLGMVTAVSGISMPGFWLGLILIQIFSVQLGWFPTGGAESWKSYILPSLTLGAGIMSMLARFTRSSLLETLRADFIRTGRAKGLKESVVIPKHALRNSLIPVVTIAGLQFGFLLGGSVVVETVFSFPGMGRLLIDSIAFRDYPVIQAELLLFSIEFILVNLIVDIMYSMLNPKIRYVS; this comes from the coding sequence TTGCTTCAATATATCCTGAAGAGAATCCTGGAAATGATCCCAATCCTATTTATTGTTTCAATATTAATCTTTTTCTTCACTCATTTAATTCCTGGAGATCCTGCCAGATTAGTTGCCGGAAAGGATGCAACTCTTGATGAGGTCAATATCATCAGGGCGGAACTGGGGCTCGATAAACCTATTTGGGATCAATACATTACATACATGAGCAATTTGTTTCAAGGAGATTTGGGGACTTCCTTAAAGACAGGTCTTCCGGTTTCAGAGATGTTTGCAGACCGCTTCATGCCCTCCATCTATTTAACGTTCATGAGTATGGGCTGGGCATTGGTGCTTGGTTTGTTAATAGGCACACTGTCTGCGGTATTCAAAAATAAGTGGCCGGATTATCTTGGGATGGTCACTGCTGTTTCTGGAATTTCCATGCCGGGATTCTGGCTTGGGTTGATTCTTATTCAGATTTTTTCTGTCCAGCTGGGCTGGTTTCCAACAGGTGGGGCCGAGAGCTGGAAAAGCTATATATTGCCTTCCCTCACTTTAGGCGCAGGCATCATGTCCATGCTTGCCAGGTTTACCCGGTCATCATTGCTTGAAACATTAAGAGCCGATTTTATCCGGACGGGAAGAGCGAAAGGGTTAAAGGAATCAGTAGTCATTCCAAAGCATGCACTGAGAAACTCTTTAATTCCTGTAGTCACTATTGCAGGGCTGCAGTTTGGCTTCCTGCTTGGAGGATCAGTTGTAGTAGAAACCGTCTTTAGTTTTCCGGGAATGGGACGATTGCTGATTGATTCCATTGCCTTCAGGGACTATCCAGTCATCCAGGCCGAGCTATTGCTTTTTTCCATTGAATTTATTCTCGTTAATTTAATAGTAGACATCATGTACAGTATGCTGAATCCGAAAATACGCTACGTTTCCTAG